TCTGCAGGCTTAATCCATCCAGCGGCCGCCTTTTTCTGGCACGCCCACGTAACGGGGCGGCCGCAGATCGCCCGGTTCGATATAAGCATGCCGGAAGTAGGCTTTGCAGTATTGCGGCAGGGTGTTGCGGATTACCGAGATGGTCTGTGTGGTGCAGCTGAGCTCCTGATCGTCCCGGCGCAGGGAACCCGGCAGGCGGGTGTTGGTCTGCGGTTCGCATACGGTGACTTCCTTCCTTTCGCGCAGACGGGCATTGAGCGGTCCTGCCTGGCAGGACTCTGCGGCATTGGCCATGGCAGCGACCAGAGAGCGCATGCGTTCGTCCTGGTTGGCGGAGGGACACAGGCGCAGAAAATCATGCCGCGCCTGGATGGTCTCCCAAGGCTTCTTGTGGCGGATGCTGAAAAAGCGCTGCAGCGAAGGCGTGCATTCGCTCGGGCGCGATCCGCTGGACAGGCACAGGATGGCCTCGCAGGCCAGCTTGGTGTCGCCTTCGAACAGGGTGGAGGCAGGGGCAGGCTGGGAGAACACCAGCGTGGCACTTGCGACAGCGAGGGTGTGGCGGAGAAGGGGTGGCGGCATGGAAACTCCAGGGTGAGGGACAGGAAAAATCGGACGGGGCAGGGCAGGGAAGCTGGCGCTTATGCCGGGCCGGGCGACCGCGGGTGCGCACTGGATGCGCAGGGTGGCTGCACAGGCGGCAACAGGCGCCGCCTGAATCTGCGTTCGCGGTAGTAGCGGATCTTGCGCGCCAGCACCGGTTGCTCCATGCCTTCGATCAGCAGGATCTGGCGCTCCGGACCCAGGGCCTTGATCTCCTGGGGCAGCAGCAGGGCGCGGCGCTCTTCCACTTCGGTAAAGCTGGTTTCACGCCCGCTGCTGCGCTGGCGGCGACGCAGCGTGGTGGTGCCGAGCATGTCGGCGTAGTCGTTGGCATCCTGCTGCTCGCGCGGGGCGAACAGGATTTGCGTGGCGTGGTTGGTGGCCAGCGTGCGCGCCTGCTCGCGCCCATAGGTCGCGTCGAGCTGGGCCATGCTCTGCACGATGGTGAGCAGGCGCAGGTTGTAGCCGGCCATGTAGCCTACGGCGCGGGCGATGATGTCAATCTTGCCGATGCTGGTGAATTCGTCCAGCATCAGCAGGCACTGGTGCCTTAGCGTGGGGTCCTGCTGTGGCAGCGTGCGCGTGTTCAGGCTGATCAGCTGGGAGAAGAAAAGGTTGAAAATCAGGCCGGCCTGGGCCAGCCGGTCGGGTGACACGCACAGGTAGATGGACATGCGCTTGCGGCGCACGTCGGTGAGCAGGAAATCGTCGGCACTGGTGGCCGCATCGAGCAGCGGATCGGACCAGGGCAGCAGCGGGGCGTGGAAGGTGCCCAGGATGCTCGACAGCGTTTCTTCCGCCTGGCCGGCAAAGCCGGAAAAGGCGTGGTGGCTGGCATCTGACAGGAAGTCCTCCTCGGCCATCGACCGGAAATGTTCCCGGGGCGAGATGCCCGGTGAGCCGGATGCAAGGCGATGCAATCCGCCGAGCGTGGGGTAGGGCGTGGCCAAACCCAGCCGCATGGCGCGGTCGTGCTGTTCGAACAGGTACAGCGCCAGTGCCAGAAACACGTTGCGCGCATGGTCGATGAAAAACTGCTGGTTGCCGCTGCCGTCGCCATCCGGATAGAGCATATGTGCGATCTGGCGCAATTCGCCCACGCGCAGGGAAGGCTCGGCCGGGATGTAGCGCAGCGGATTCCAGCGATGCGTGCGGCCGTCCGTGGCAAAGGGGTTGAAGACGAAGACTTCCTGGCCGATCTGCCGGCGGTAGCCGCTGGTGAGCGCGTGGTTTTCGTGCTTGATGTCGAGCACCACCACGCTGCCGGGGTAATCGAGCAGCACTGGAACCACAATGCCCACGCCCTTGCCCGAGCGAGTTGGTGCAGCCAGCAGGATGGCGCGTTGTCCGTGGTCGCGCAGGTAGCGTCGGCCATGACGTCCGATCAGCACGCCGGTGTCGGAGCGACGGAAGACGCCGGCGCGTGCCAGATGCGAGCCACTGGCAAAACGGGCATCGCCGTGGGTGCTGCGGGCAGGTGTGCGCCACAATGCGGCAAGCAGGCCCAGCCAGAGCAGGGAGGCCAGGCCCAGCCCGCTGGCGCCGGACAGTCGGATGGCCTTGGCATGGGGCTGGTAGCTGGGGTGTTCCAGCAGCCAGGCATAGGCCCACCAGGTGCCCCAGCCTGCCTGCCGGTGCTGGAAGTCGAACCACCAGTACAGCATCTGGCCCGCCGCCCAGCTGCCTGCGGCAAACAGCAGGGGCAGGCTGAGCAGTGCGAGGGAGAGGCGGGCGGCCGGCTTCATGTGCGTGCGGGTGAGGGTGAGGCAATGCGCCGACAGGCGACGCGGACCGTGGAGCGGCGTTTTTGCAGCAGCGGCTCGAGCAGGTAGGCATCCGGTCCCTGCACGTGCAGGCGGTAACGTCGTTGCGGCAACTCCTTCTGCACCAGCAGCAGCCAGGCATTGAAGTTGCGTTGCATCTGGCGGGCAAAGGCGGTGCCCTGGTCAAACGGGGGCAGCAGTGCAAATGACTGCACCTGTTCCGTCATCTGGCCTTTCCGAATAGAGTGCCGACCGCTGGCGTGCGTGCGCAGGCGGTAACTGCCTGCGCCTCGCGCGTAGGACTGTGCCTGGAAGACGAGCGAGGCATTGCTGGTCCAACGGCCCTGGTCGTCGGCGCTATAGGCAATGCGCTGGGTAAGCGTGCCATCCGGCAGGCCGGGCAGGTTGCGCAGCGGCACCGGGCTGCTGGCGCACATCCAGTGGCCGGCCAGCGGGGCTTGCGCCGACCTGTGTGCGGACTGGGGCGCGGCCGCTGATGCTTCGGCAAGGGGGATGATCAGGCAGGCCAGACAGAGCGCTTGGGCTCTTCCGAGCATCGTGTGTCGAATCATGCTCATGGCGCCGGCTCCCCCGCTTTTGCACTGCCTTCAGGCTCGAAGCTGATCCCCGTAATGCGCCGCTGTCCCGCATGGGCCTGCATATGCACCACGATGTCGATGGTTTGGCGCAGCAGCCGCTGGATGACGTCAAACTCCAGCCCGGCACCTTCGGGCGAGGCCTTGACCATCAGCGCCAGCTGGTCCCAGGTCTGGGCCACGCTGCCGGCATGGCAGCTGGTGATGGAGCCGGGGTGGCCGGACGCGCAGTTGCGGATGAAGTAGAAGGACTCATCCCCACGCAGCTCGGCCAGCAGGATGCGGTCCGGTTTCATGCGCAGGCAGGCTTCCAGGCACATCTTTGCGGTGAGATTGCCAATGCCCTGGCCGCCCTTGGAGTAGAGCAGGTGCACCACGTTGGGCTGCCGGATGAAGAGTTCACGCGCATCCTCGATGGTGATCAGCCGCTCTTCGGGCGGAATGTGATGCACCAGTGATTTCATGAAGGTCGTCTTGCCACTGCCGGTGGCGCCGGACACCACGATGTTCTTGCGGTACAACACGGCCTGGCGAAAAAAGGAGGCGTAATCGCCGGAGTCGCGCAGTTGCAGCAGCTCTGCATCGTGTGCGCTCAGGGCGTGCTGGCCGGCGGCAATGCCGCCGAAGAAGCCCTCGCACGCATATTGCTCAAGACTGCGCGTGTCGCGCGATGGCAGGCGGATGGTGATGGACACCGTGCCGGCCTCGACCGCGGGCGGCACCACGAACTGCGCGCGTTGCCCGGATGGAAAGGTCAGCGATACCATCGGCTCGGCCGCCGTGATGCGCTGCCCGGTATTGCTTTCGTTCACTACCGTGGTGCAGAAGTGCCGTGCACGCTCGTAGCTCAGGCCGTCCACGGGCAGCCACTGCCAGCCGCCGCGTGTTTCCAGATACACCCCGCCGGGGCGGTTGATGCAGATTTCCGTCACGTCAGGCCGGGACAGCAGCTCGGCAATCCCCAGCACCTGATACTGGTGCTGCAGAAAACTGTCCGAAAGTCCGTCTGGGCCTATCCCCGGTGCGCCGTCGAAAGGCGGGCTCATGGCTGCAGGACTCCGGCAAAGTCGATGTCGCGCGAGGCGTAGATCGTGACCAGTTCGCCCTGGTTGATGGTGACCGTGGCGGGACGGTTGGCTGCGCCCTGCAGAGCATGGCGCGCCGCGCTCTGCAGGGTGTCGGCCGTGCGCGACTGGTACGGGTTGATCTGGCGTGTGATGACACCGGTTTCGGGTGACAGGGCGGTCGTGCTGTTGCTTGCCGCTGCAGGCGCATGCACGGCGCTGGCAATCTGCACGGCATCGCCGAGCAGGCTCACCAGCAGGGCAGAACCGATCCGGCTGCCCCAGTGGCGGTCGATATGGCCGGGATGTCCGGCAGCGCCCAGTCCGTCCACGCCCGGGCTGCTCAATTGCACGTCCATGCCGTCGGGCGTGAGCACGCGTTCCCACAGAACGGCAATGCGGGCGACATCATTGCTTTCGTACTTGTACTGCCCGGTGATCTTGGCGCCACGGTCGATCAGCAAGGTGCGTCCATTGAGCGAATAGACCGGCTCGGTCACCACGCAGGAGGTGAAGCCGGGCAGGTCGCTGATGATGCGTGTTTCGAGCACGCAGCGGATATAGGTGCCCCGCGGCATCAGCGTGTCGGGCGATGCGTTGCGGCTCACACTGCCTTGCGCGACGACGCTGGCGGGTGCGGGGTCTCCGCCCCCCTGCAGCACCGGACCGCCATTGCTGCGCTGGTCGGTCAGGCTCTCGCGGGGAGAGGGGGAGGCCGTGGATGCGGATGTGGCACGGGAAAACTCGGCAGGAGTCGGTGTACTCAGCGGCACAGGCATGGCTGTGGGGGCTGGCGGCAGCGGCGGCAGTTCGGGGAGCGGTTGCGGTGCGGCGGCAACCGGCATCAGCGTGTTGGCGCTGGCCATCAGGGTGTCTGCCGGCAATTCCACTACCTCCGAGCGGGGGCGCGCTGGCTTGCCCGGCCCGAACAGCGAGAGGCTGTTCATGCCCCAGGCCAGCGTCACGGCGCCGACACCGCCAATGGCCGCAAGAAACAGCAAGCCCTTGCGGTTGAGCTTGCGCCGGGGGGCGCTGTGCAGCACGGGGTCGTCCTGCAGTGCGGGGTCCTCTGGCAGGGACGCAGGAGCATGGGTCATGGGAAAAGTCGGATTCATGGCTCGCTCCTGCGCAGGGCCAGTACGCTGTCGCCGTGGCGCAGGACCAGATAGCGGTACACACCATGCACGGTGATCTGTTGTTTGCGGTAGCTGCTGTTGACGATGAAATCCTCGCCATCGGCCGTCTTGCGCCCGAATACGGCGGGAACGCCGCCGTGGATCTGCAGGCCTGGCGGCAACTGGATATAGGTCAGGCGGCCATCGTCATGCACCCGTGCGGGGCGTAGCCATTCGGAACCGGCGCTGGCTGCATAGTCGTAGCGGGATGACGGTTCCGGTGCTTGTGTTGCTCCCGCATCGGCATGCGCGTTATCGGCCGACACGTTTGCAGCCGTGCTTGCGCCGGGGTAGCTGAAACGTACGCGGTAATGCACGCCCGCAGCGCGCGCTTCCTGCAACGTGCGCCAGCGCTTGCCGATCACTTTCAGATCGAACAGGTAGGAGCGCTGGCTGGTGCGGATGTACATATTCGTGTCCGCCTGCGGGCTCTTGGGCTTGATGTAGAAAACGTTGTCGCGCCGCACCAGATCCCAGTTGGAGCTGAAGCCGGTGCCGAAATCCTTGACCTGCTCGGACGGGCTGATCTCGATCTGGGTAGCCAGACCGGGGGCCGTATGCACGGAGTAGATGGTGTCCGGTGCGTAGGCGTAGCTTTTGACGGCCTGTGCCTGCGCGGCGCACGCTGGAAGTGCCAGGGCAATAGTTGCCAGCCAGCGAAGAGTGGCGGGCCTGGAAGCAGCGCGGCGCTTACATGGTGCCAGCATGTGCACCTCCTGTTGTACTGGGAAAGGATTGTCCGGCAGTGGGCCAGGGGGTTGCCGGCTCTGGGGTCGTGGTGGCAGGCGCCGGTGTCGCCAGTGCGGGAGAGGGGGCGGTGACGGGCATCGTTCCGATTGCTTCCGGATCGACGCGATAGCTGTGCACGCGGAAGCCCAGCGGGTTCTCGATGCGGCCTTCCTCGTTCATCTGCAGATGCGGGTCGTAGCTCACCTTCATGGTGGCCAGACGAGTATCGAGCAGGCGTGCCTGGCCGCTGGATTTGTCGAAAACCCAGCGTTCGAAACGCACGCTGGCAGCAATCGGAGTGCGGATGTTCCCGCCGTCCTTGGCCGCATCGCCCCAGGTCAGCACGGTGCTGAGGATCTTCACGCGCAAGGAGGCGTTCTTGCCGTAGAGCGTGTCGGGGTTGTCGGGGTGGCTGGGCGTGTATAGCGCCTGGTATTCCTTCAGGGCGCTGCCGGTGGCCATGGCGTGCACCACCTTGCGATCACGCCGGTTCAGCAGCTCCCAGTCATACGATTCGCGCGCGATGACGAAGTGGGCCACATTGCTCTTGTTGATGGCCTCGCTGGCGCTCAGTGGTGTGTCGCCCGCCTCCAGCCGTGCGACGCTGCTGGTGCCGCGATAGGGGTCGGCCAGCACCAGATAGGGTACTTGCTCCTTCAGCGGCATCACCAGTGCATAACCGCCCGCAAGCAGGATGGACATGGCGCCCGCTCCCATGGCCACGCGCCAGGCACGCCGCTCGCTGCGGCGCACCTGTTCGATCAGGCTGGTTTCGAAGTCGCGCGCTGCGGTCAGCAAGGGCTGGACAGCGTCGCCCGTCGGTTTCTTTTTGCGCAGCATGGCATTTACTCCCGCTCCGTCACGGTATCTGACTGCGGCACGAGGGATGCCTGCGCGGCGCTCTGCGCGTGCGAACGGGTGGCTGTCAGCGCAACGGGAGCGCGCGCCGTACCCGTTTCCATCCCCGCATCTTGCGCGGGAAGCGGTTTCCAGTTGCCGCCGAACTCGGGCGGTGCGTGCCCGGTGCCGCACCCCGCCACGGCCATGCACACCAGCGCCGCGATCGCATGGCGCCCGGGGAAAACGAAATCAATCGTGGACAAGTGTTGTCTCCAGATGCAAAAAGTAATTAATAGGTGTTATTATTGCATCTTAAGTTCTCGTTATCGAGTGGTCGTCATAAATTTTTCTGTCGCAAGCCCATGATGCTGGATTGCCCTGATATGGCCCTGCCCATGCACGTGATGCAGCACGTGATGCGCGTGGAGTCGAGCTTCAACCCTTATGCCATCGGCGTGGTCGGCGGCCGCCTCGAGCGCCAGCCGCGCAACCTGCCCGAGGCGGTGGCCACGGCCAGGATGCTGGAAAAAAACGGCTTCAACTTCTCGCTGGGGCTGGCTCAGGTCAACCGCTACAACCTGGCGCGCCATGGCCTGAACAGCTACGAAAAGGCGTTTTCCGCCTGCGACAACGTGCGCGCCGGCAGCCGCATCCTGCAGGAGTGCTACCAGCGCGCCAATGATTGGGGCAAGGCGTTGAGCTGCTATTACTCCGGCAATTTCGTCACCGGCTTCCGCCATGGCTACGTGCAGAAGGTGATGGCCAGCATGGCCAGAGCGCTGCCGCCCGCCGCGGGGGTGCCCGCGGGAGTGCAGCCGATTCCGGTTTTCCGTCGGGGTACACGGACCCCGCCCGCTGCGGGAGTGGCGGCTCCTGTGCGTACATCGCCACCACGCGCGGCAGTGCCCATGCCCATGCTCTCCGGAACAGCCTCGCCCGGAGCGCCGATGCCGGTGAGTGTTGTCCAGCCAGTAGAGCCTGTCGTTCTCCCGGCGGCAGCTTTGCAGGCAACTCCAGTTGCCCACGAGCCGCGCGACGGCAGCTTTGTTTTCTGATTTTTTCCCAACCTGTTTGAAAGGACTTTTCCGTGACTTCCACCTCTCTCGCCACCCCCTCGCCGTTCGCCTCTGGAGCACGTGCCGGCCGCATGCTGCCCCGGCTGCTGTGCCTGGCGGTCTGTGCCGTGTTTCTGCTATTGCCTGAGATGGCCCATGCTGCTGAAGACCTGTCCGATGGCGGCAAGGTGGGTGAATTTCTGGGCAAGGTGAAGGCGGCTCTGGTGCCCATTTCCGTAACGGTGGTGACCATCGCCTTCATCTTTGCCGGCTACCAGATCGCCTTCAACCACAAGCGCATCACCGATGTGGCGCCGGTACTGGTCGGGGCCATCGTGATCGGTGCCGCTGCCCAGCTGGCCGGCTGGTTCATCAGCTGACGCCCCGGCATGCAACGGCATACCCTGTTTCGCGGCTGCACGCGCCCGGCCATGTTCCTGGGCGTGCCCTACGTACCCTTCTTTCTGGGGGCGGGCGTCTGCGTGCTGATGGCCGCCTGGTTCAACCTGTTCTGGTTGTTCGCATTGCCGCCCGTGATTGGCGCCATGCGCCTGCTGGCCAAGCAGGACGAAATGATCTTCCGCCTGCTTGGCATTCGCCTGCAGTTCTGGCTCAAGGCACGCAACCGTCGCGTGCATGCCGGCATGTGGGTGTTCACCCCTAACCAGCACCGTCGCCTCCCCTGACTTTTCCTGCCATTCCATGTTCACGCCCGATACCGCCATCAGCAGCTTCATTCCCCTGTCCAGCCATGTGGCTCCCGAGGTGCTCAAGACCACCGCGGGTGACTACCTGATCTGCTGGCGCCTGGAAGGCCTGCCCTTCGTCGGGCGGGAGGAATGGGAGCTGGGCCATCGCCACGCCACCTTCAACCGCCTGTTGCAAAGCCTGCGTGCGCCCGACTACGTCAACGTCGCGTTCTGGACGCACGACGTCCGCCGCCGCAGCGCAGTGCAAAACGCCGACCAGTTCGACGAAGCCTTCAACCAGCAGCTGTCGGATGCCTACTATGCTGCCCTGTCGGAGCAGAAGGTGCTGCAGAACATGCTGTATTTCACCTTGCTGTACCGGCCGGTGGTGGAAGGACGCCATCTGGTGGAAAAGTCCACCAGCATCACGCAGTTGCAGGCCGAGCAGGATCAGGCCATCGCCAAGGTGATCGAACTGGCCGGGCATGTGGAGGCGGTGCTGCACGACTATGCACCCGTCCGTCTCGGTATGTACGAAGCCGACAACGGCACCGTTTTTTCGGAAGCGCTGGAGTTCTTCAGCTACCTGCTGAACCGCAGTGAGGAACCGGTTCCGGTGCTTGCGGCACCGGTGTACGAGTATCTGCCCTTGTCTCGCCATCTGTTCAGTGCGCGCGGCGGCGATTTCGTCGTACGCACGCCGGAGGGGCGCAGCCACTATGGGGCTGTGCTCAATATCAAGGAATATCCGGAAACCACCTTCCCGGGCGTGCTCAACGGCCTGAAGTACCTCGATTTCGAGTACGTCATCACCCAGTCCTTCACCCCGCATTCGCGCCACGCCGGACTGCGCGCGCTGGAACGTACCAAGGGCATGATGGTGTCCTCCGGCGACCGGGGCGTGACTCAGATCATCGAGCTCGACGACGCCATGGACCAGCTCGCCAGCGGCAACTTCGTGCTGGGCGAGTACCACTTCACCATGGCCCTCTATGGCGATAGCCAGGAAAGCCTGCAACGCCAGATCGCCGAAACACGTGCCGAACTGGCGCATGCCGGCTTCGTCTCGGTGAAGGAGGATCTCGCGATTGCCGGCGGCTTTTATGCGCAGCTGCCGGGCAACTGGCGTTACCGGCCACGTTTGGCCAATGTGTCATCGCTCAACTTCCTGGGCCTGAGCCCACTGCACAACTTCGCCAGCGGCAAGCGCAGCCAGAACCCCTGGGGCGATTGCGTGACCGTGCTGCAGACCACCAACCGCCAGCCGTACTACTTCAACTTCCACGCCACCCATCCAGGCGAAGACAGCTTCGGAGAAAAAGCCATCGGCAACACGCTGGTGATCGGCAAATCGGGCACCGGCAAGACAGCGCTGATCAACTTCCTGCTGTCGCAGGCGCAGAAGTTCAACCCCAAGCCCACCATCTTCTTCTTCGACAAGGACCGTGGCGCCGAGATCTTTGTGCGTGCCTGCGGCGGCAACTATCTGGCGCTGGAAAACGGTCAACCCACCGGCTTCAACCCCCTGCAATGCGAGGCGACCGAAGCCAACACGCAGTACTTGGTCGACTTGCTGCGCCTGCTGGCCGGCAAACCCCACTACAGCGCCGGCGAAGAAGAAGACATGCTGCAGGCCGTGCGCGCCATGCTGGACACCCCGTTGCATCTGCGCAGCATTTCCAACCTGCAGAAATCGCTGCCCAACCACGGTGACGACTCCATCTACGCCCGATTGCGCAAGTGGACGCGCGCCGGCGCGCTGGGCTGGGTGTTCGACAACCCGCAGGACACCGTCGATCTTTCGGCTGCAAACATCATTGGCTTTGACTACACCGACATCATCGACAACCCCGAAGTCCGCACCCCGGTCATCCATTACCTGCTGCATCGCCTGGAGAGCCTGATCGACGGCCGACCGCTGATGTACGTGATGGACGAGTTCTGGAAAATCCTGGACGGGGAGGGTGGACTGAAGGAGTTCGCCCGCAACAAGCAAAAGACCATCCGCAAGCAGAACGGCCTTGGCATCTTCGCCACCCAGTCACCCGAAGACGCACTGCGCAGCGATATCGCCGCCGCCCTGATCGAGCAGACCGCCACGCTCGTGCTGCTGCCCAACCCGAATGCCGACCGCAAGGACTACATCGACGGTCTCAAGCTCACGGAAAGCGAATTCAAGGTCGTCACTGCGCTGGACGAACGCAGCCGCTGCTTCCTCGTCAAGCAGGGACACGCCAGTGCCGTGTGCCAACTGGATTTGCGCGGCATGCACGACGAACTGGCCGTGATTTCTGCCTCCACCGACAACATCGCCGTGCTGCATGACGCACTGCAGCAGGTGCAGCGCGACCTTGCGCAAGACCAGACGATGCGGCCCGAGCACTGGCTGCCCCGTTTCCAGGCACAGCGCAAGGGTGCGCGCAATTCCGCACCGTCTTCCGATACGCGTGCTTCGGAACAGCAGGCGGCATGACCCGACTCCCCCGATTTCCTTGATTTCTCACATTGGAGCATCAGCCCATGGCAAACCGAAACTACCAGGACTATCTGGCCGCCCTGGCCAAGCGCGAAAGCGGCGGACAGGCAGACCCCTACCAGGCCGTCAACAAGCACGGCTATCTGGGCAAATACCAGATGGGCAAGCTGGCGCTGATCGATGCTGGCTTCTACCGGAAGGATGGCAGCAGCAACAATGACTTCCACGACCACAAGTGGACCGGCAAGCATGGCGTGCACAGCCGGGAGGATTTTCTCAACAGTCCTGAAGCGCAGGAGGCAGCGGTGCATGCCTATAACCGCGCGCAGTGGCGCACGATCCGCAAGGAAAAACTCGACCAGTTCATCGGGCAGAAATTCGGCGATGGCCCGGTCCTCACAGCAAGCGGCCTGCTCGCCGGAGCGCATCTGGTCGGGGTCGGCAACCTGGAAAAGTACCTGGAATCCGGCGGAAAAGTCGTACCGCGCGATGGCAACAAGGTGCCGATTACACGCTATATGCAGGAGATGGCGGATTACGACGTCCCCATGGCGCGAGCACGACAGACGAGAACTCAGTCATCCCAAATCGGCGAGATCGATCCGGTAGTGCGACGTGACGGTCATGAGGCGCAGCCCAACGCGGACATGCGGTACAAGGCGCCTGAAGCCAGTCGGGCCCATATGGTGCTTGACTACGCGCTCGAACGCTTCCGCACAGGCTACGAGTACGGCAGGGGAGACGGCAACTGGGCTACGCAGCGCCGCAATAACAGCAGCCCGGATGGACGCACCGATACCAGTCGCAATGGGCAGGATCTGGATGGCGATGGCCGTCGGGGTATCGACTGTTCGTCGCTCGTATATCAGGCCCTGAAAGGGGCGGGATTCAAGTGGCGGTACAGCTATATGACGACGAGTCAGTTGTTCGACAAGAATGGTACGACTGCAGACGCAGAAAAGTATTTTCAAGTGCTATCAGCGGACAAGGGGCGCAACAAGGGCTATGAGCCGGGCGACATTCTGATGTTCAGGGGGAACGGGAAGAAGGCGGGTCAGCACGTTGGCATATTCCAGGGCTACGATGAGCAAGGGCGCATGCAGTTTTTCGGCTCTCAGGTCAGCACCGGTCCTGCTACGGCAACCATTCGACCAGGCGGCACCTGGGATGGCAAGAGCATGCATTTGCTGGGAGCCCTGCGCCCAAGAGCAGAGTTTTTCAAAACCCAGACGCAGGAGGGCGCCGCGCTTTCAACGGGGAAGACGGTTGCCGAGCCTGCACTGACAACGTCTGCCGGCAAGCGGAGCAAGGCGATCGATGTGACCCCTGAAAGTCAGTCAGGCACCATCATTGAATCGTCTGTGCATTCGACGCCGGCAAAAGCTGCACCTAAGGGCAAGCAACCCGATGCCATTGAACTGCTCTGGAACCTGCGCTACAAGCACATGGGAGCCGATGCAGTACCCGATGCCATTCAAAGCCTGAGCAGAAAAGTGCAGCAGGCGTGCTCCGCATTCGACGCACTTCAAACCGCTCGCGTGACCCACTATCTCGCCGATCGTGCCGAAAAAGCGCAGCTGCCGCTGCAGGCAATCGGCGAGGTGCTGCGCGAAGCCCACGGAGGGCGCGACCTGCTGCACGCGATCCACCAGAACCGCAGTCATGTTGCCAGCGCTGACATCAACAAGGCGCTGCAGTCCGCCCTGGAACCCGCACTCTCCCTCAATCCGACGATCCAGCCCACCCAGCAGGTTGCGACACGTTCTTCCCATTGACCCACTTCTGCCGGCAAACCATGGACTCCCGAAAACCCTGTATTGCAGCACTCCGCAATACCGAAAACACGCACCGCGATAGTGAACCCGTGGCGAGCCGCCCC
The DNA window shown above is from Brachymonas denitrificans and carries:
- a CDS encoding TrbM/KikA/MpfK family conjugal transfer protein produces the protein MPPPLLRHTLAVASATLVFSQPAPASTLFEGDTKLACEAILCLSSGSRPSECTPSLQRFFSIRHKKPWETIQARHDFLRLCPSANQDERMRSLVAAMANAAESCQAGPLNARLRERKEVTVCEPQTNTRLPGSLRRDDQELSCTTQTISVIRNTLPQYCKAYFRHAYIEPGDLRPPRYVGVPEKGGRWMD
- a CDS encoding type IV secretory system conjugative DNA transfer family protein, coding for MKPAARLSLALLSLPLLFAAGSWAAGQMLYWWFDFQHRQAGWGTWWAYAWLLEHPSYQPHAKAIRLSGASGLGLASLLWLGLLAALWRTPARSTHGDARFASGSHLARAGVFRRSDTGVLIGRHGRRYLRDHGQRAILLAAPTRSGKGVGIVVPVLLDYPGSVVVLDIKHENHALTSGYRRQIGQEVFVFNPFATDGRTHRWNPLRYIPAEPSLRVGELRQIAHMLYPDGDGSGNQQFFIDHARNVFLALALYLFEQHDRAMRLGLATPYPTLGGLHRLASGSPGISPREHFRSMAEEDFLSDASHHAFSGFAGQAEETLSSILGTFHAPLLPWSDPLLDAATSADDFLLTDVRRKRMSIYLCVSPDRLAQAGLIFNLFFSQLISLNTRTLPQQDPTLRHQCLLMLDEFTSIGKIDIIARAVGYMAGYNLRLLTIVQSMAQLDATYGREQARTLATNHATQILFAPREQQDANDYADMLGTTTLRRRQRSSGRETSFTEVEERRALLLPQEIKALGPERQILLIEGMEQPVLARKIRYYRERRFRRRLLPPVQPPCASSAHPRSPGPA
- the virB11 gene encoding P-type DNA transfer ATPase VirB11, which codes for MSPPFDGAPGIGPDGLSDSFLQHQYQVLGIAELLSRPDVTEICINRPGGVYLETRGGWQWLPVDGLSYERARHFCTTVVNESNTGQRITAAEPMVSLTFPSGQRAQFVVPPAVEAGTVSITIRLPSRDTRSLEQYACEGFFGGIAAGQHALSAHDAELLQLRDSGDYASFFRQAVLYRKNIVVSGATGSGKTTFMKSLVHHIPPEERLITIEDARELFIRQPNVVHLLYSKGGQGIGNLTAKMCLEACLRMKPDRILLAELRGDESFYFIRNCASGHPGSITSCHAGSVAQTWDQLALMVKASPEGAGLEFDVIQRLLRQTIDIVVHMQAHAGQRRITGISFEPEGSAKAGEPAP
- a CDS encoding TrbI/VirB10 family protein, which translates into the protein MNPTFPMTHAPASLPEDPALQDDPVLHSAPRRKLNRKGLLFLAAIGGVGAVTLAWGMNSLSLFGPGKPARPRSEVVELPADTLMASANTLMPVAAAPQPLPELPPLPPAPTAMPVPLSTPTPAEFSRATSASTASPSPRESLTDQRSNGGPVLQGGGDPAPASVVAQGSVSRNASPDTLMPRGTYIRCVLETRIISDLPGFTSCVVTEPVYSLNGRTLLIDRGAKITGQYKYESNDVARIAVLWERVLTPDGMDVQLSSPGVDGLGAAGHPGHIDRHWGSRIGSALLVSLLGDAVQIASAVHAPAAASNSTTALSPETGVITRQINPYQSRTADTLQSAARHALQGAANRPATVTINQGELVTIYASRDIDFAGVLQP
- a CDS encoding TrbG/VirB9 family P-type conjugative transfer protein: MLAPCKRRAASRPATLRWLATIALALPACAAQAQAVKSYAYAPDTIYSVHTAPGLATQIEISPSEQVKDFGTGFSSNWDLVRRDNVFYIKPKSPQADTNMYIRTSQRSYLFDLKVIGKRWRTLQEARAAGVHYRVRFSYPGASTAANVSADNAHADAGATQAPEPSSRYDYAASAGSEWLRPARVHDDGRLTYIQLPPGLQIHGGVPAVFGRKTADGEDFIVNSSYRKQQITVHGVYRYLVLRHGDSVLALRRSEP
- a CDS encoding virB8 family protein — encoded protein: MLRKKKPTGDAVQPLLTAARDFETSLIEQVRRSERRAWRVAMGAGAMSILLAGGYALVMPLKEQVPYLVLADPYRGTSSVARLEAGDTPLSASEAINKSNVAHFVIARESYDWELLNRRDRKVVHAMATGSALKEYQALYTPSHPDNPDTLYGKNASLRVKILSTVLTWGDAAKDGGNIRTPIAASVRFERWVFDKSSGQARLLDTRLATMKVSYDPHLQMNEEGRIENPLGFRVHSYRVDPEAIGTMPVTAPSPALATPAPATTTPEPATPWPTAGQSFPSTTGGAHAGTM
- a CDS encoding lytic transglycosylase domain-containing protein: MALPMHVMQHVMRVESSFNPYAIGVVGGRLERQPRNLPEAVATARMLEKNGFNFSLGLAQVNRYNLARHGLNSYEKAFSACDNVRAGSRILQECYQRANDWGKALSCYYSGNFVTGFRHGYVQKVMASMARALPPAAGVPAGVQPIPVFRRGTRTPPAAGVAAPVRTSPPRAAVPMPMLSGTASPGAPMPVSVVQPVEPVVLPAAALQATPVAHEPRDGSFVF
- a CDS encoding TrbC/VirB2 family protein; protein product: MTSTSLATPSPFASGARAGRMLPRLLCLAVCAVFLLLPEMAHAAEDLSDGGKVGEFLGKVKAALVPISVTVVTIAFIFAGYQIAFNHKRITDVAPVLVGAIVIGAAAQLAGWFIS
- a CDS encoding type IV secretion system protein VirB3: MQRHTLFRGCTRPAMFLGVPYVPFFLGAGVCVLMAAWFNLFWLFALPPVIGAMRLLAKQDEMIFRLLGIRLQFWLKARNRRVHAGMWVFTPNQHRRLP